A region of the Acanthopagrus latus isolate v.2019 chromosome 18, fAcaLat1.1, whole genome shotgun sequence genome:
GGCGCTCCAGACGCTcgtgaggaaacaaaaaaaaaagaaaagaaaaaatgcgcacacattaaaacatcaacCGACCCTTACATAAAGATCTCTgactttctgtttgtgtcattgtctgtcaggaggaggaagtgtaaCATTGTGGTCTTATCACCATCTGATGATGTGTACTACCACTGGCTGATGGTGATCggtgttgctgttttttataACTGGACCCTGCTAGTTGTCAGGTGAGGAAACTATAACTGTTATACAACAATACTAGTGGAAGTTCTAATGAATATTGTATGTGTATGTGGGGGGTAGAACCTTCGCAAGGTGTTTTAgcaactttcatttcattttttgtttgtttttctaacctACTTTACTGTTTAAGCGCAGCATTAAAGGTGCTCTATGTAAGTGTTACACTTTCCAAAGCTGCTGGTGTGAGCTCACAGTGTGGGCGTTCTCCAGTCAGGTAGTTGGACTGATGCCTACACGTCTAACTCAGCTAACTAGGTAATGGCAGCCATCGTCAGCAGTAACTAAATATGCACAATGTCACACACAATGCCACCGGTTACTCTTGTTTTAACATCAACTGATGTGGAAAAAGTATGAATTTTGATCATCACAGAATTTTGACAGTACCTTCATCATTTGCTCCCCTTGTACTGATACTGCATCACTACCACAACCACTTTTCCAGTTGCCAAAAGGAAGCACTGATACTCCTGTACTAAAGAATAGTTTTCACTAGTGCTTCATCATTTGTTTGGTACAGGAAGATTCTGTGATTTCCTTCTTTTGCTTGTAAGTCAGTTAATCTGTTTCTGTAGAGCCTGCTTTGATGAGCTCCAGATGAGGAACGTGTTGGTGTGGCTGGTACTGGACTACATCTGTGACGGTGTCTATATCCTGGACATAGCTGTTCGTCTCCACACAGGTACTGAAAAAATGAGTGCACGAGTTAAGAGTTGGGCTGTCCTGATTACAAAGCTTCAGTGGATATTTACTGCTAATATTCAAAGAATTGGTTTACTGTTTGTCTAGACTCAAGTTTCTACAACTGTATAACTAGCacttttttcatgtgaaatgaacctacattcattcatttatttatgtgtattaTGTATTTGAAGGTTTCTTGGATCAAGGTTTGATGGTGAAAGATGTGCAGCGCCTGAGGGAAACATACGTCCGAACGTTACAGTGCAAACTTGACATTTGCTCCATCCTGCCGACTGACCTCCTGTACCTGACCGTTGGAAGCAGCTACACCCCTCTGCTTCGCTTCAACCGGCTGCTGCGCCTGATGCGGCTGTTTGAGTTTTTCGAACGCACGGAGACACGGACGGGCTACCCCAACGCTTTCCGCATCTGTAAACTGGTGCTGTACATCCTGGTGATCATCCACTGGAACGCCTGCGGATACTACAGCTTCTCCAAGGTCCTGGGACTGGGCTCTGATTCTTGGGTCTATCCCAATGCATCAGATCCTGAGTTTGGCTCCCTGACCAGAAGCTACATATACTGTCTGTACTGGTCCACTCTGACGCTGACCACCATTGGAGAGACACCCCCTCCTGTTAGAGACGAGGAATATTTGTTCCTGATATTTGACTTTCTGGTGAGTGCATAGCAATGGTGTAGTCTTAACTGATACTATGTTACCTTAAATACCCAAAGAAGCCTTAAACCATGTGGTTCCCAGTTGCTCCAGTCTATCAAAGTAGCTCATAATGTCTTTCTCTGTCCCAGGTGGGTGTTCTGATTTTTGCCTccattgtgggtaatgtcggAGCCATGATCTCCAACATGAATGCCACGAGAGCCACCTTTCAGAGCCGCGTCGACACCCTGAAACACTACATGCACTTCAGACATGTAAGCAAGATGCTCGAGCAGCGCGTCATCCGCTGGTTCGACTACCtctggaccaatcagaagaCGATAGATGAACAGGAGGTGCTGAGGAGCCTGCCCAACAAACTGAGGGCTGAGATTGCCATTAATGTTCACCTGGACACCCTGAAGAAGGTAAAGTCATCTACATCACAACGACTCCTATCATCAAACAGTCAAAACTAATtggatgtgttgtgtttgtttatgtggaCACAGGTTCGTATTTTCCAGGACTGTGAGGCAGGCCTCCTGGTAGAATTGGTATTAAAACTTCGACCGCAGGTTTTCAGTCCGGGAGACTACATCTGTAGAAAGGTTAGTGTTACCTCCTATGTTGAGGGACATCCCGTATTATCAATTGCTAATGCTACAGTATTGTAACGGATGTAATAACCATACATACCATAACCATACATATGTGTGGACCACTGTAGCTTGATTCAGAGACTTTGTCAACCCGGCTTCGCCTTCTATGTCTCTAATAGGAGTTTCGCAGTATGTGTTGGCAAATTCACCTTCCTATCTAAAATGTTCTAATCTGGTGTGCCCCAAGGTTCAATACTTGGTTCAGTTTTGTTTGCCTATATGCTTTCCCTTTGATGGATAATAAAGTCTTTTAGAGGTATCTTGTGTCACTGCTGATCAGATGACATTCATCTATACATCTTGTGTAAATCGATTTCTTAAACCTACATTACTACCAGTGCTTTACCTAACTACTGACAGTACTGCTGTAAGTAGAAGAAATCGTAACTTTTGACTCTTTTTCCAAGGGAGATGTTGGTAAAGAGATGTACATAATCAAAGATGGCCAGCTGGCAGTGGTGGGGGAGGATGGAGTCACACAGTTCGCTGTTCTGACCTCAGGAAGCTGCTTTGGAGAAATCAGCATCCTGAACATCAGCGGCAGCAAGATGGGAAACAGACGGACGGCCAATATTCGCAGTCTGGGATACTCGGACCTGTTCTGCCTTTCCAAACAAGACCTGATGGAGGCACTTCAAGAGTTCCCCCATGCCAGGGCCCAGCTGGAGCAGAGGGGGCGGGACATCCTGCAGAAGGAGGGGCTTCTGGAGGAAGTGAACGTGTCTGCAGGGGAGGAAATtgaggagaaggtggagaggCTGGAAAGCAGTCTGGACCGGCTACAGGTCAGAACGCTTACTTAACTACTACAGCTGTTGAGACTCTTGCTGCGTCACAGTAATGTTGATAACTAGTGATATCCTTGTTTTCAGACATGTTTGGCCCGTCTGCAGAGCGAGTTCAACTCATCCCAGCTTCGACTGAAACAGCGAATCACCAACCTTGAACACAACATCCCCACAGCCGCCACAGGCAGTGGCTTCCTGTCAGATGCTGATGGCAACGAAAGTGTTTCTGGTGGCGACAGCGTGCGCAGTGAAATCAACATCCGACTGTGAACCatatgttgcaacttttctttatgttcaaTTTTCAGTATTGTTGGAgctatttaattatttatttgttattgatAATGTTTGATTAGTATAGTTCTATTGTGATTCAATTTATGATACTATTTTCTATTATTAGTAACTTAAGGtaaattttattgttttgtttagcgtatttagttttttgttttctttgtaaattgGGTAGAGCTGGGCCCCGGAGATTATATAGGTATGAACGCAGGTGGAGGACCAGAATGCACCTGGGTgggcacatgtttttttttttttttttttaccagcgCAAGAGAGGCATAGAAGAAACTTGATTTGGTTGTTACATTGTTTTTGCTTGCTTGTtttgggaaaaataaatcatcatgttgtgacagtgctgtgcttatggtctggttagcGTTGGGAGAAGCTCTTGTTTTTGGGTTACTTGGTTCTGTCACTACGAACACAGCTGGGAATTATTCCAATGTCTTGTAAAGATAACTTGTTTTGGTAGCAATAACTTGAACTATCAAGTGGTTTCACATAATTGTTTAAACACCATCTCAAACAGTGTCCTCTGCCGCTGACATCCCCTCCATCTTCACGTGAATGTCAGCTCATAtacattaaatgtgaatgtgatgacATGTATCGTAGAAATgtcactttgtttcatttttaatgtatctgtggtttggagACACGTACAATACCTACATTTAGTTGAAAACCATCAGACcaatttctgcaaaacacactgCGGGATGAAGAGCAAGCAATTAATTCTCAACTTTTGAGTTcctcacaggaaaataaaaacaaaatccaatgactcattttaatgtatttttgtattttttctttatttattgcTTTTAGCATTTGCTTTTGTTATCAGTTAttattagcattagcataatTATCAAACATATACCATTATATTTGTTGTATTCGCTATCTGAGAAGGCAAGGAAGAGCTCCCACAGTCCCCCACACACTAAAGGAAACGcaccatccatccaaacatGTCGCAGATCCAGTACGACCCTTCACAACAATAGCCTTCCTCAGTGGCAAAGTCCCAAActccccagcaggacaatgtgccACACACAGCAAAAACTGCTTAGGAATGGCCTGTGGAATGAAACATAAAGCTCAAGGTGTCCACATGATTTCCAAATCCCACAGATCTGGATCTGATCAAGCACACACAAGATGTGCCGGACCGAGCCCACAGAACTCAGAAGGTTCATCTGCAGTGCCCTGATGTCAGACATGACAGGACACCCCCAGAGGTCCCATGTCCACGCCTCAATGGGTCTCATtattctttcttcctctgttgcaATATTATtgaatgtttacatttacattagaAAACAGGAGACAGTAAGACATCAGAAATTATGTACAACAAAGTGTTGACAACACCGGACAAATGGCTTTTTGTGGAGTTGTAGCTACCACGACCTATTTATATTGGCTAGAAGTAGCACCatgaacattttgtctttttgtttggtttgtttacctTGTATATGAAACATTCTCCCACTGATGAACCACTGCAGTTATTTGCTTAAAagcctgctgttgtttctgatACCTAATGTGTTCTGTAGTGACGGGATTCCTTTTACTGACTCGAGTTTGTATGAGTCACTCACTAAAGTGAATCGggagtcacttgagtcagtcaCCCAGAGTGTGCGGCACACTCTATAATTCTTCAAATGTCAACTAGAAAAactgtatttcctgcgaaaatacagtgtgaatgctgaaggctgaaacgctctcggaaatctgctgaacgtcctggcgaaaagttgaaaaagtcgaaaagctggaaagttgaacatattgatagttgaacaggaagcggaatggttgaaggagttgaaatgacagaaagatgaatattttaagaagatgaagagacaggaaggttgaagagggctgaacgagtttaaaaagtgtaacatgtaacattttcatagctgaacatgaagttgaatttttgaaggagttgaaaaggaaggaagatgaatatctgaaaaggttgaaaagctgtagctaaagagggctgaacgagcttaaaaatgtgaaaaaagactgaaaaggcccaAAAGTTGgagagtaagagggcagaaagagcttaaaaaggtgagaaagggttgaaaaaggataaagcaggagcaggagccgagccaaagatgaaaatgtccccataaggatgaatgggaaaacgcctgacaaactcctgcgatctctgaaaaaactgtaatggttatggccaaaatatgtacacattataaagctggaatggtgtctctagctcaaagtatgaaggacaagAAGAGGTGCAAAGTTggtgactttggaagaggatttgaagattttcccatttacttcagtgttaaattttgtttagaaaaatcCAAATGTCTAAagaagttaaaaagcaaaaaagtatagggttggaatagcttaaaaagttgaacattttaatagttgaatgtTTTCTAAAGCTTatggtatgctgaagttatagcagaatgaaatttgaaaaaatccccataaggatgaatgggaaaactcctcccaaacccctgcgattttagaaaaaaacgtAACTGTTAGggcaaaaatatctatatggtgagtgaggggAGACATTGCCGAACtctgatgttatttttatttctggaaagtgagaaatgagggcacaaacgcgagagacaaatcaggtaccatctgctcttcagcagaaatttcggctcaaaattaacattgcagcTTATGGAGGagctgttggacttcttgtcactctcgggcttctaaatccaaaaccataagtcccacatctgaaatgagaccatcagctgaaagccaacaagatttcctacatttctattcTACTTctattgtctatgtcaagtaaaagatgtgggaaccaaatcgagctgaagagaatttttctcccttttttcccagctgctctacactctgggctgcggcagttggtgcgcgctcactctagctgacgcaatacacacccattataaaatcagaagaggagctaaaacagcTCAAatctaaaactgtgatgatttcaaaactgtacaatatttttaaaaactgaatacaccgGTAATAGCTCAAggttttgtgtcacttttaaagttggaatggtgtctctagctgaaagtatgagggagaagaagaggttgaaagtcgaggagttttgaagaggatttgaagcttttcccatttgcggcaatgttaaatttttttgggaaaaatctaaatttctgaaaaacttgaaaattacaaggctgaaagagcttaaaaagctgaacgttttaatagttgaacggtttcaatagctgaacgtatgctgaagttatagcagaatgaaatttgaaaaaatcgccataaggatgaatgggcaaaattttgcagataaagctgaatatttccaaaagtataaaaaggtagaaaaaagaaaaatacaagcagtaatgtacttaaaaagctgcacattttgatactggaatggtttctatagcacAAAATTTGTAGGAGGAGAAAGGTGCTGAAAAACGTACGGAATCAggaataactagaaaaatttgtatttcctgcgaaaatacagtgtgaatgctgaaggccgaagggaaatctgctgaatgtactgctgaaaagatgaaaaagctgaaaagctggaaaagttgaaaagttaaaggcagaaagagcttaaaaagttgaaccaattgatagctgaacagtttctgtagcggaacatgaagcagaatgtataaaaaagctgcaaaggcacaaagatgaatatttttaaaagatgaaaaggcagaaaagctgaggaCGGcggaaagagtttaaaaagtggaacattttcatatctgaacatgaagcagaatggttgaaggagttgaaaaggcagaaagatgaatatcagaaaaagctaaaaagctGTAGAATAAGAGatctgaaagagtttaaaaaggtgagaaaagactgaaaaggctaacaagttgcagagtaagaggggAACAAGAGCATAAATAGGTGAGAAAAGacttcaaagacagaaagagcttaaaatggctgcatcgtctatgtaaagtaaaagatgtgggatccaaatccagctgaagagaattctctctccagtgttccagctgctctccaatcaagtgattgtgtcactcactctagctgacgcaatacacacgcattctacagatacacacgctgtccccataagaatgaatgggaaaatgcctcccaaacccctgcgattttacaAAAAACCATAACTGTTAGggccaaaatatctatatggtgagtgaggggAGACATAGCCGAACTCGgtgatcttgtttttatttctggaaagtgagaaatgagggcacaaacgcaagagacaaatcaggtaccgtctgctgtcttccagaaatttaggctcaaaattaacattgcggcttatggggcgGCTTAGTGACTTCTTGTCGCTCcaaaagttcttcaaactaaaactgtgattagtccaaaatcgtacaatatctttaaaaactgaatacaagcccagtagttcaaggttttgtgactcttttaaagttggaatggtgtctctagctcaaagaggatttgaagcttttcccatttgcggcaatgttaattttttttgggaaaaatctaaatttctgaaaaagttgaaaagttgaaaagttacAAGGCTGATAGAGGttaaaaagctgaatgttttaatAGTTGaacggtttcaatagctgaacgtatgctgaagttatagcagaatgaaatttgaaaaaatccccataaggatgaatggggaaaATTTcgcataaaaagctgaatatttccaaaagtataaaaggtagaaacaagaaaaatagacgccatcatgttctaaaaaagctgcacattttgatatttgaatggttttaATAGCTTAAGATTTGTAGGAGaagaagcgagccaaaaaacgtacggaagaagaataatattactagaaaaattgtatttcctgcgaaaatacagtgtgaatgctgaaggctgaaacgctctcggaaaCGCTCTCTGCagaacgtcctggcgaaaagttggaaaaaaaaagttgaacatattgatagttgaacagttccatagctgaacaggaagcagaatggttgaaggagttgaaatggcagaaaaattaatattttaagaagatgaagagacagaaaagttgaagagggctgaaagagtttaaaaagtgtaacattttcatagccGAATATGAAGTTGAAaatgaaggagttgaaaaggccagaagatgaatatctgaaaaggttaaaaacctgtagcttaagagggctgaacggtgaaaaaatactggaaaggcagaaaagttgtagagtaagagggcagaaagagcttaaaatggctgcacacatgctggagcagcagcagagctgaagatgacgaTGTTCCCATGAAaatgaatgggcaaacgcctgccaaactgtgatgaataacaggagagagtTTTCTGAACAtggtgatgtcctttaaatttctgtaaagaatattttaataagatgaaaaggGCAGAAAGATTagtgccttcagcattcacactaataaattccagaagaacaatagtgtgaatgccttcagcattcacactaataataaagataaagataaattccagaagaacaatagtgtgaatgccttcagcattctGGAAACTGGAtatggataaataaaaaaactaaaggaCATAAAGGTACAATTGAATGCGTTTACATAAAGCTATATCTGAATGTTTCTTGTGGGgcatagaaacaaaaaaaaaaacaaaaaaaaacataaacagaagcGCGGGATTAGACTTCTGGGAAGCTTACATGATGTGTAGCATTGTCGGTGCGTTGTGTGCAGCAATTATGGTCAATGTTTCCCGCATTCTACTGTGGTTAAATAAATACCATCTGAGGCCATCAGCTTGCAAATACAATGCAAATTATATTCACAGACATTTGCAATCTTCCTATAACCTCCAACAGTGGACTTGGCCTTTCACATGTGTAGCGCTCAAGAATTAGTCCGCCCCTCACATATAGCTCGCCTGGCTAATATCCAAACAGCCCAGGGTGTCAGTGCATGAGGGAACACTGCTTCCTGGATTAGATCCACAGTACGTGCAGACGTTGGCCGGCGTGTAACCGTGGCATTAAGTGTCAATGTGTTTCATATGGAGGGTAGTCTAtcatagctagctagctataaTAGCTACAAGCATACAATGCTAATGGTGTTAGTGTTGGGCTAATACatacaacagcaacataaagagTGAATTTTAGCTATGTTGACTAAATTATTCAGAGTAATAATACATTTCCTATACTAAAGCAAGCCAGCACATTACCAGTCCAACAGAGACAGCTACCATAGTGTCCGTTTACAGGCCTTTGACTCCATCAGGTGTCGCCATCGTTGAACAGCCACTCCAATGCTCACTGTCGTTTCACCCCTTGAGCCACCAACGTCTTTTTGTGTGTAGCCCTCCAGAGTTCAGCCATTTAAGATGCACTAGGTACAGCTGGTAATGAACAGTGTGGATGtactttctctgccattcttgtCAGTCAGCAATGAGCTCACACcactcttttccttttcttttccaaaacattGAATATTTTGATTGCTGTCTGGATGTTAAGAGGTttcacagctgaacaaaaaAGGAACCTTGGATGGCATACAAGTCTGACGGTCTTTGGAACATCTCAGAGTTGTATTATGGGCTAAAGGAGTTAAGCAGGGAGGACACAGTTTATATGAAAAGGATGGAAAAGTACACcttcgagagagagagagagagagagagagagagagaatttggGCAGAGGAATTTGATAACATTCTTGAAAGTGCCTGCACAATGGATTTTCTTTTGGAGGTCCTGTGGGGAAAACAAGGCTAAACATTATTATGTTTTAGGAAAACAAATAAGACTTTTATGGAAAGGGTAATTAAAATGGCAAATCCATTCAGTTTTGAGACATTGTGCTTTGGTTTGAGATCAGATATTGGTAAGGGATTTGCAAATGAATATATGTTTAATATTACGTTATTAACGTATCTCATCTGGGCAGCATAATAGTTCCCCTTAGATTTGGTACTGCTCCATGAGTATCGCAAAAACTATGGGGCTAAGACAGCATTCCTGGCGGGTACCTCTGAATAGCTTAAAACTGCCTGTCAGATGGCCGTTGACTCTTATTCCAGCAGCCGGGTCTCTGTAAAGAGCCTGTATGCACCTGACAAACTGACCACTGAAGCCCAGCCTCTCTAGCACTCGGCACAGAAAGGGCCAACAGACCCTGTCAAAGGCGTTTTCTGTGTCTAAACTGGCCAGGGCCGCACTtagatgttttttattaaactgTTCTATAATCTGCAAAGTTCATCTGATGTTGTCTTGAGTTAGGCGTCCTTTTATAAACCCTGTCTGATCCTCGTTAATTAAGTCGAGCAGGGGATGCTCAATTCTTTTAGTGATGATATATATAAGCAACTTGTAATCTACATTCAATATAGAGATTGGACGATATGAGTCACAGTTTTTTATTCTTCCCTTTTGGAATGACTGATATCACCGCCTCTGTCCAAGATGGTGGTGCCGCAGCTGTTATTAGAGTCCACTTCAGTGATTCTAACATAACAGGAGcgaggtctcctttaaaaattGTATACCATTAATTCAGGAAGCCATCACTTCCAGgacatttatttgctttcaaTTTACTGATAGCTGTGTccagttctttttttgtgatgggagcaattcattcatcattttcgTCATCTCCAGGGCTGCGAGTATAGAGTTTCATTGGAATTTTGGAAGATTTTATGGATTTCATCTGGCCCATTAGTTATTCTATTAGTTATAGGGTCTCTAATtttatgtaatgtaattttaattTGTTGAGCCCTGAGGCGTTTTGCTAGAATTTCTGTTGCTTTTGGGCCTGACTCGTAAAAGCTTTGTTTAGTGAGTCTCAGTTTCTTTTCCAATTCATCATTcagaatattatttatttgatcttttaattctttaatctgttttttcaACCCTTTGTCCATATCTTTTGGTTGTTGCTTCTCTacttttttcagcattttctctAGTTCATCACACTTTGATCTCTTCAACTTTTTTAAGATAAGCTGTTCTTGAAATGAGTTTCCCTCTCATTATTGCTTTAACTGTGTCCCGTATAATGGTTGGGTCCACTTGACCAGTTATATTATCCTTTATGCATTCGTCAATTTCTTTCTTAATCTCCTTAACAATAGTTTCCTTGTTTAGAACACTGGTACTTAGTCTCCATGGTGTACTCTTCTGTCTGCCATTCATATGGATagttaaataaattacattgtgGTCTGATATATCTGCTGTTCCTATGGACCATTCCCTCACCCCGTGTCTATCTGTAACGTTCATCAAAAAGAAGTCTATTCTGGAATGAACCTGGTGAGTGGCTGAGTAGTGGGTACAGTCTTTTTCAGATGCATGAAGGTTCCTCCAGATGTCAAACAAACCTTTTAGCAAGTTGAGATCTCTTGACTTAAGCCAAGTATGTCTTTATATACTTGTTGTGTCTATAGAGTACACTGAATGT
Encoded here:
- the LOC119007859 gene encoding cyclic nucleotide-gated cation channel-like isoform X4, with amino-acid sequence MTGTVQDSHRLSVKTWTEEESDRADSTLSRAQSMCDDTSSELQRMAAIDRRDINSQNSFRGRGALSRIVNMVMTLREWAQKSLNEETERPDSFLERFRGPANTDMQAPPSRFSHSRTGSDADNEARRSRRSRRKCNIVVLSPSDDVYYHWLMVIGVAVFYNWTLLVVSQVVGLMPTRLTQLTRACFDELQMRNVLVWLVLDYICDGVYILDIAVRLHTGFLDQGLMVKDVQRLRETYVRTLQCKLDICSILPTDLLYLTVGSSYTPLLRFNRLLRLMRLFEFFERTETRTGYPNAFRICKLVLYILVIIHWNACGYYSFSKVLGLGSDSWVYPNASDPEFGSLTRSYIYCLYWSTLTLTTIGETPPPVRDEEYLFLIFDFLVGVLIFASIVGNVGAMISNMNATRATFQSRVDTLKHYMHFRHVSKMLEQRVIRWFDYLWTNQKTIDEQEVLRSLPNKLRAEIAINVHLDTLKKVRIFQDCEAGLLVELVLKLRPQVFSPGDYICRKGDVGKEMYIIKDGQLAVVGEDGVTQFAVLTSGSCFGEISILNISGSKMGNRRTANIRSLGYSDLFCLSKQDLMEALQEFPHARAQLEQRGRDILQKEGLLEEVNVSAGEEIEEKVERLESSLDRLQTCLARLQSEFNSSQLRLKQRITNLEHNIPTAATGSGFLSDADGNESVSGGDSVRSEINIRL